One Mugil cephalus isolate CIBA_MC_2020 chromosome 8, CIBA_Mcephalus_1.1, whole genome shotgun sequence genomic window carries:
- the si:ch211-225b11.4 gene encoding thyroid adenoma-associated protein homolog isoform X1 codes for MLTFEYLMTSLQGCVISGDEASQHVSQTLRRFIDTLSESSRSAVKRCKERCLEEAFQLLRQISEEQLRDLEENHLLLLVKLLLSLQLQMVNISTACRKVDQMLQHLAKVDRQLVFRETLHCFHSILNGEQMTFEDLQKACMFLEDSTVGREVCRESHVSLLSKVSELFPVVLQQESLRDGPLCYITVKVCLQIFQLLSTEVAPLVWQKDHGSAAVQKILQALVDVILGQCCNRDTCLLAGTAVAMLINTSSEILAGGAAAWSLLQVSHSEPWLLTVGVLQVQCNPTGKDGVDRLAVSKGLLTCCRPLILLSSRHDDADTCLLLKGLFPLVYALCEQKLDCHYFVFEVLTLWLKKVKECLADLWKMTGVRLLPDDSSLLQQLMHVIWTNAESPVEGVSEFARSAFSLLLDLYEKDCEHFGATKKTFYLTLLQRIMTLPWEAKAKYHRLCALLPYLGADALLDQYTEIPSHLLKCLSNNHLSPCGSELYKSLIQQQRRELCDLSQTTAPHSEVDLANHWARRWQPILHGALTSEVTLLQNNGSTHLLPCTFQVFPSAVHHLLASLDPYSPGHLHAWACILSSYRAVTGCSPWALQGSSTVETLWLALGSADDKVRLAALSLLCCCPKTKDTPSTEEMAIMRTFIPQNLNCESSPFRQHFQAGVRRFLVRIRDGCLAYVKGQKSKKKGGATHSERTEDLLEQGIGFVEWLSQLPYGYLAPGHSYQRKKTALLLLSAVLETCTDTWSPDKKKGQPPANMGSLINCARQRGQWDFFCRTKQLVLISCLEDSTNEIRELSAGCLLRFFPPSFPDDVAEVLHTRAKQLVCSPRVQEAQMGALMMKVLLQKSPEQREDCRLNCNVAVDSVSDLKASSTVRVLAKELEEHYQTAKADMMLAARTKPIHGILSALQKCLLETPNSVSDSLDCRLKTDILNLLENISLLLLGVLYGGRDACATEKDAPPSFCDMGNAISTLISQASNDGGQADGEECVLLSEEHSLVLTCCWVSLKEIGIFLGSLVEVILTESKENSKSLLTKQDLMRASNIFKNILLKCRHWGAVEGCGVGFTKFCACLLSSSDPELRDIPAQMLKQGLQVVQCLRSTSVTRRAAGLPMLILCVLSAEEASKARPLLAHSMQTLLETAKSPLNENWDQTLDLPQVCAVHTLQALVRGASLGVAVLQFAPAVAILSLTLLSSPCWAMRNAALQLYSSLCSRMLGQRSSSEEAGPTQHAMSPPAFFFHYPALQPFLLAELRGAAQDLGGPPNEAKLHLQPSLYPILTLLAQLQPGVQDSTETLSNFLPPLLQLAASPIYSVRVMASKALVAMTPPSEYMTILIKLTARLPSPQERCCHNQLHGQLLQIKAVLERALCTDSGPPDDLREVLSGVYDSLWLATEAQRCPLVRAAYLGVVHSLRGLCCESYLTQLSDTLMCDLQTPQQGLQVGLSSFHQQAIHFLCADLKWACQVWDKFSALSPDLRLSLVTWAQDGRGLEQTGLRGVIRRVLQSNLKEALLSHRVEYRRIYLAALAEVMNGGDSASPRHLPHSAPLEEPVLPECLDLLFRDLEEQRGGPEFLSQALYAASLLLYQWPDSSLKVSMLQRWCGVLECQRAPDVSEVLRVACAEALCVAGVPRVHSTPPAITIRLINTALYLLQDQSQQVRMKAACFTSSLHHARRGGSQRRVYCVQVNQALPLLLDLLLEECWDTPGTLEVLLCHLPQSDLRSVWKEASEEGLSSLYEQDEANVFAEPSVMSAHVLPYLLQIAEKYSQSSALAKSLNLWVERNAAQVLEDLVVCKELQPADTLTRTWLALLMDPRFHSTLCGLITRATFLRRLLKTSDSVPRGCDASSVYMSLREVRDLLRQNGVHFPSALTAAVTGGLPP; via the exons ATGTTGACGTTTGAATATCTGATGACCAGTCTGCAAGGCTGTGTGATCAGCGGGGATGAAGCCTCTCAACATGTCAGCCAGACACTCAGGCGGTTTATTGATACACTgtctgaatcctccag GAGTGCTGTCAAAAGGTGCAAGGAGCGCTGTTTAGAGGAAGCCTTCCAGCTGCTCAGACAGATTTCAGAGGAGCAGCTCCGAGATTTAGAGGAGAACCATCTACTGCTTCTGGTCAAACTCCTCTTGTCCCTGCAGCTGCAGATGGTCAACATCTCCACAGCCTGTCGTAAAGTGGACCAG ATGCTGCAACATTTGGCGAAGGTGGACCGCCAGCTGGTGTTTAGAGAAACCCTCCACTGTTTTCACTCCATACTCAACGGCGAGCAG atgACTTTCGAGGATTTGCAGAAAG CCTGTATGTTCCTGGAAGACAGCACCGTAGGCCGCGAGGTGTGCAGGGAGTCACACGTGTCCTTGCTGAGCAAAGTGTCCGAGTTATTCCCTGTTGTACTGCAACAAGAATCCCTGAGAGATGGACCGCTGTGTTACATCACTGTCAAG GTGTGTTTGCAGATATTTCAGCTGCTGTCTACTGAGGTGGCTCCTCTAGTGTGGCAGAAAGATCACGGCAGCGCAGCAGTGCAGAAGATCCTGCAGGCTCTCGTGGACGTTATACTTGGACAG TGCTGCAACAGGGACACTTGTCTACTGGCAGGCACCGCTGTGGCCATGCTGATCAACACATCCTCAGAGATTTtagctggaggagctgcagcctgGAGTCTTCTGCAGGTCTCTCACTCAG AGCCCTGGCTGCTGACTGTTGGCGTTCTTCAGGTACAGTGCAACCCCACAGGGAAGGACGGAGTGGACAGGCTAGCTGTGAGCAAGGGCCTCCTGACCTGCTGTCGCCCCCTCATCTTGCTCAGTTCACGCCACGACGACGCAGAT ACGTGTTTGCTGCTGAAAGGCTTGTTCCCTCTGGTCTATGCTTTGTGCGAACAGAAGCTGGATTGTCACTACTTTGTCTTTGAAG TGTTAACACTGTGGCTGAAGAAGGTGAAAGAATGCCTGGCTGATCTCTGGAAGATGACGGGCGTTCGCCTCCTGCCCGACGACAGCAGCCTACTGCAGCAGCTCATGCACGTGATCTGGACCAATGCGGAAAGTCCA GTGGAAGGGGTGTCAGAATTTGCGCGCAGTgccttttctctgctgctggacCTCTATGAGAAGGACTGTGAGCACTTTGGTGCCACAAAGAAGACTTTTTATCTTACCCTGCTTCAGCGAATAATGACACTACCCTGGGAAGCCAAAGCCAAATATCATCGCCTTTGCGCACTGCTGCCATATTTGGGTGCTGACGCG TTACTGGATCAATATACAGAGATACCCAGCCACCTCCTGAAGTGCTTGTCGAACAATCACTTGTCACCGTGCGGGTCTGAGCTTTACAAAAGTCTGATCCAGCAGCAGAGGCGAGAGCTATGTGATCTCTCACAAACAACTGCCCCTCACAGTGAGGTGGATCTGGCCAATCACTGGGCGAGACGCTGGCAGCCCATCCTTCACGGGGCCCTCACGTCGGAAGTGACCCTTCTGCAGAACAACGGCTCAACGCACTTGTTACCGTGCACCTTTCAGGTTTTCCCATCTGCTGTGCACCATCTGCTGGCCTCACTGGACCCGTACTCTCCCGGCCACCTCCACGCCTGGGCCTGCATCCTGAGCTCATATCGGGCCGTGACCGGTTGCTCGCCGTGGGCTCTACAGGGTAGTTCCACTGTGGAAACCCTCTGGCTCGCTCTGGGATCTGCAGATGACAAAGTCCGTCTTGCTGCCCTcagtctgctctgctgctgcccAAAGACCAAGGACACTCCATCCACAGAGGAGATGGCGATCATGAGGACGTTCATTCCTCAGAACCTGAACTGTGAGTCCTCGCCGTTCCGCCAACATTTCCAGGCCGGGGTGAGGAGGTTTCTGGTTCGTATCAGAGATGGCTGCTTGGCATATGTCAAAGGACAGAAGAGCAAAAAGAAAGGAGGTGCCACCCACTCGGAGAGGACAGAAGATTTACTGGAGCAGGGAATAG GGTTTGTGGAATGGTTGAGTCAGCTTCCGTACGGCTACCTGGCACCAGGACACAGTTATCAGAGGAAGAAGACTGCGCTGCTGTTGCTCTCTGCGGTGCTGGAGACCTGCACAGACACCTGGAGCCCAGACAAAAAGAAGGGACAGCCTCCAG CAAATATGGGCTCTCTTATTAACTGTGCCAGACAAAGAGGACAGTGGGATTTCTTCTGCAGGACAAAACAGCTTGTTCTTATTAGCTGTTTGGAGGATTCCACAAATGAG ATTCGGGAGCTATCAGCTGGCTGCTTATTGAGATTTTTCCCTCCTAGTTTCCCCGATGACGTCGCCGAAGTGCTGCACACGAGAGCCAAACAGCTCGTGTGCAGTCCCCGTGTGCAGGAGGCTCAGATGGGAGCTCTGATGATGAAGGTCCTCCTCCAGAA GTCACCAGAACAGAGGGAGGATTGCAGGCTGAACTGTAACGTTGCTGTCGACAGTGTGAGTGACCTAAAGGCCTCCAGCACGGTCAGAGTCCTGGCGAAGGAGCTAGAGGAGCATTATCAGACAGCCAAGGCAGACATGATGCTCGCTGCCAGAACCAAGCCTATTCACG ggaTACTAAGTGCCCTTCAAAAGTGTCTGCTTGAGACACCCAATAGTGTCTCTGATTCACTCGACTGCCGTCTAAAGACTGATATCCTGAACCTGCTGGAGAAtatctctctgctgcttctcggCGTTCTGTACGGAGGCCGGGATGCTTGTGCCACTGAGAAGG atgCCCCGCCTTCTTTTTGTGACATGGGAAATGCAATCAGCACTTTGATATCCCAAGCTTCAAACGACGGAGGCCAAGCAGACGGAGAGGAGTGTGTGCTCCTGTCTGAAGAGCACAGCCTTGTTCTCACCTGCTGCTGGGTCTCTCTGAAG gaaATAGGAATATTTCTTGGTTCTCTGGTGGAGGTAATTCTCACAGAATCCAAAGAAAACAGCAAGTCCCTTCTAACTAAGCAGGATCTAATGAGAGCATCAAACATATTCAAGAATATTCTTCTTAAATGCCGCCACTGG ggggcagtGGAGGGATGCGGCGTTGGCTTCACCAAGTTCTGCGCCTGTCTTCTGAGCAGCAGTGATCCAGAGCTAAGGGATATCCCAGCCCAAATGCTGAAACAA GGACTGCAAGTTGTACAGTGCCTTCGCTCTACGTCTGTGACCCGACGGGCTGCAGGGTTGCCTATGCTGATCCTCTGCGTCCTGTCAGCAGAGGAGGCCAGTAAAGCGAGACCACTGTTAGCCCACAGCATGCAGACCCTACTGGAGACGGCCAAAAGCCCTCTAAATGAGAACTGGGACCAAACATTGGACCTACCACAG GTGTGCGCTGTTCACACTCTCCAGGCACTAGTGCGGGGCGCAAGTCTGGGAGTAGCTGTCCTTCAGTTTGCGCCTGCTGTCGCCATCTTGTCACTCACTCTGCTCAGCTCTCCCTGCTGGGCCATGAGGAATGCAGCTCTGCAACTTTACA GTTCGCTGTGCTCTCGAATGCTTGGCCAGAGGTCAAGCAGCGAAGAGGCTGGCCCCACCCAGCACGCCATGTCCCCTCCTGCCTTCTTCTTCCACTATCCTGCGCTCCAGCCGTTCCTACTGGCCGAGCTGAGGGGGGCAGCACAGGACCTCGGCGGGCCACCCAACGAGGCCAAGCTACACCTCCAGCCCTCGCTCTATCCCATCCTCACGCTGTTAGCGCAACTCCAGCCTGGCGTCCAAGACTCGACAGA GACTTTGTCGAACTTCCTCCCTCCTTTACTCCAGCTGGCTGCCAGTCCTATTTACAGTGTGAGAGTGATGGCCTCTAAGGCTCTGGTTGCCATGACTCCCCCCTCAGAGTACATGACCATCCTCATCAAACTCACGGCTCGGCTGCCAAGTCCGCAGGAGCGCTGCTGTCACAACCAGCTTCACggacagctgctgcagatcaAAGCTGTTCTGGAAAGAGCTCTCTGCACGGACAG TGGTCCTCCCGATGACCTGCGTGAGGTGCTGAGCGGGGTGTACGACTCGCTGTGGCTAGCGACCGAGGCTCAGCGCTGCCCCCTAGTGAGAGCAGCCTACCTTGGAGTGGTCCACTCTTTGAGGGGCCTCTGCTGTGAGAGTTACCTAACACAGCTCAGTGACACACTGATGTGTGACCTCCAGACACCCCAGCAGGGGCTTCAG GTTGGGTTGTCATCCTTCCATCAACAAGCCATCCACTTCCTTTGTGCAGATCTTAAGTGGGCATGTCAAGTCTGGGACAAGTTCTCAGCATTAAGCCCTGACCTGAGGCTCTCGCTGGTTACGTGGGCGCAGGACGGGCGGGGTTTGGAGCAGACTGGCCTGAGAGGAGTGATCCGAAGGGTTTTGCAG TCAAACTTAAAGGAGGCGTTGTTGAGTCACCGGGTGGAGTACCGCAGGATTTACCTTGCAGCCCTGGCAGAAGTAATGAATGGAGGTGATTCTGCTTCACCCCGACATCTTCCACACTCGGCCCCACTGGAGGAGCCGGTTCTGCCAGAATGTCTGGACCTGTTGTTTAGGGACCTCGAAGAACAGAGGGGTGGGCCGGAGTTCCTGTCCCAGGCTCTGTATGCTGCTAGTCTGCTGCTTTACCAGTGGCCTGACTCcag TCTAAAGGTTTCCATGTTGCAGCGGTGGTGCGGCGTCCTGGAATGCCAGCGGGCTCCGGACGTCTCCGAGGTGCTCAGGGTGGCATGTGCTGAAGCTCTGTGTGTAGCCGGAGTTCCACGAGTACACAGCACGCCGCCTGCCATCACCATCAG GTTGATCAACACAGCTCTTTACTTGCTGCAGGACCAAAGCCAGCAGGTGAGGATGAAAGCGGCCTGTTTTACCTCGAGTCTCCACCATGCAAGAAGAGGAGGGAGCCAGAGGAGAGTCTACTGCGTGCAGGTCAACCAGGCTCTGCCGCTGCTCCTGGACCTGCTGCTAGAGGAATGCTGGGATACTCCAGGAACGTTGGAGGTGCTTCTGTGTCACCTGCCTCAGTCCGACCTCAGATCTGTGTGGAAAGAGGCCTCAGAAGAGGG GCTGTCCAGTCTGTATGAGCAGGATGAGGCCAATGTGTTTGCAGAACCCTCGGTGATGTCTGCACACGTGCTACCGTATCTGCTGCAGATTGCCGAAAAATACTCTCAATCCTCTGCTCTGGCAAAGAGCTTGAATTTGTGGGTTGAGAGGAATGCTGCACAGGTGCTAGAAGACCTTGTTGTTTGCAAAGAGCTTCAGCCAG CAGATACACTGACCCGGACTTGGCTGGCTCTTCTCATGGACCCCCGTTTCCACAGCACCCTGTGTGGCCTGATCACCCGGGCGACCTTTCTCCGCCGACTGCTGAAAACATCTGATAGCGTACCACGCGGCTGTGATGCTTCATCCGTGTACATGAGTTTACGGGAAGTCCGTGAtctgctcagacagaacggtGTCCACTTTCCCTCCGCTTTAACAGCCGCTGTGACTGGAGGGCTGCCACCGTGA